DNA from Prunus persica cultivar Lovell chromosome G6, Prunus_persica_NCBIv2, whole genome shotgun sequence:
tcatagCACCAGGATCCATCACATCAATAATGCATCTTACATGTCAAAAGATCAATCAGACATCTACCACATAagcagttttcttcttcttttatttttaatttttttttcgttcTATTTTGTAAGGACACCAGTGTAATAAAAAGAATCATTAAATCAGTAACCTCATAGCATCAAAATTTACTCCCATAGTTttactctttttgttttcttctctttttatttgaagGATTGAGCTATTATGTTAAGTCGTCCCAACTGCTCTGGATATGGCATTGAAAAAGAATTTTGTATCCAACCAGCTAAAACATACCAAATCTTCAGCTATTATGTTAATCTTCCCAGCTGCTCTGAATATGGCATCAAAAAATGATTTTCCAGGTCCGGCCTAccattatttaaaataaaataaaaagtttcagATTGAATGATGGGATAATAAAGTACACAGAATTATAACTAGAAAACAATTTAGTCAAACCTGACCTTCCATCGTCCAACCATGGCAACTTTTGCTTCTGTGAACACGCCATATATTAGTGTGATAACAACATAGACATGCTACAAGATAGAAGCACAAGAAGTCTGATCTGTAATTTCTCACCAGAAGGAACAGCCCAAAAGCCAGCAAGACCTCTAAAGTGGTCGATCCTGAATTCGTCATATATATTCTGTGCTCTTCGCATGCGGCGTATCCACCATGAAAATCCTTCTTTCTCCATTGCTTTCCAATCATATAGAGGGCTTTATTTCAAACATTAGGTTTATCAGTAAGCTCAATGATATAGCTCAAACCACAAAGCAAACTTGAAGCATTATGCATGTGTTGTATAAACCTGTCCCAGAGCTGACCAGTTTCACTGAAAGCATCCGGGGGAACACCACTAACTTCAAGAGGAAAACCATTCTTGTTCTGAAAAACTAATATATGATCAGCAATTGACACCTAGTACAGCATGCTGTGTTATGAAGATCACCCTTTACCCACTAAAAAGTACTCACCAGCAGAAAATGTTTTTTATTAGCCCAAACATCTGCACTGTGATAACCTACGTAAATGGGCATGTCTCCCATGATACTGATTCCCTTCATCTGTGCATACTTGCGAACTTTCTGCCATTGCCTTTGGAACAAAAATTGTTCAGCAATGAAGATATTTATCTGCAGAAACAAACGCATAAGGGGAAATGGGAATTAAAGGGGCTCCTACCATTAAGTATGCATACAATAAGAAACTATAAATCAATAAGTAATAGTCAGTCACCCAGATCTCACAAAATGCTGTTTGCTCTGGTAAATGTCTTCCAAGGCTGCAAGATGGCGATTTTTCAAAGGTTCAGGCCACTCGTACCAACTGAAAGCATTTAAACTGCTGTCAATTGCTGCAAAATAAGCTGCATCTTCAAGCCAGCCTACAAAAATGTGAAACAAGAATCACACGTGAGAGAGGGAAAAATGTCCACACAAGCATACAAAAGCACTCTGGAGATGCATTCTTTGTGCTTGGTATTTTCACCAAAGACCATTTGGACAAGAAGTTCTACGAAGTAAAAGACAGTAATTTTTTAGTAAGTTAGTAACCAAAAATTTGGTGCTTTCCTGAATAACAcgtgtatgtatgtatgtgcaTACATTCAACTAATAGATCCTAGCACAGTTAGAATTACACCATTCTGAAGAGTTGTCGAACCAGAACTACAATATAATGTCAATTTACAACCAAGATTGTCAAATTATAGCACATACAAAATTGTCACGGCAGTAAaagtatattataaaattattagtGCACAAATAATATGAAAATCTCACTTGATATATCCGGGTCATTACGGAAATCTTCAAGCTCACTTTTAAGTTCACCTTCACTCCTAATAAGCCTCTCTGCAGCCTGACAAAGCGCTAAACTAAGAAATAGTTTTTGGtgtaagaaatgaaaaactgttCTGAGTTAAGTAAAAGTCATGGAAAACTGTTCACGATGACTTTTAAGTCAACCTTCACTCCTAAATATCCCAACTTCAGTTTCACACAGTTCAACATGAAAAACTGTTCTAAGATTGCTGAAGTGAAAGTCATGGAAAACGCACAAAGACGAGGAACAGTAATGCTGTTCGCATCATTTACCTTAGCTATCAGAGGATCCTTTAAGTCAGCAACAGTTGAGTAATTCACGCGGTCAGAATCACTGCATGAACCAGTACACCACAATCCCATAAGACAAATCCATGTAGAAACCCATATAAAAAACTCAATATGATGGCAGATGCATTAATAAAGTTTTCCTCACACTGGTTTTGGAAGCTCTTCCTTTGTCAACAAACCATCATTGACAAGCTCCTCAAGAGATATCAACAGAGTGTTACCACAATTTGCATCCTGACAAAATCCCATCAACCAAAATTACCCACAAATTCAATTATAAATCACAATGAGGATATGCCACACTACAGCCAATCAAAATATTAGGCTTTACACAATTCACATATGAAATCCAAgctgtgtgtgtatatattttatagaTATATAAGCAATTGGGtaagttttgacaaaaaaataaatataaagcaATTGGGTAAGTATAATTTTACCTGACCAGAGTAAGGGGAGCCCTCTTCATTGGCTTTCCTACCGGGAGGAACCAGCGGAAGCACCTGCCAGAGGGAGCACCCGGCTTCATGAAGCCAGTCAATGAAACGAAACGCCTCCTCCCCAAAATCTCCAATGCCGTGGGGTCCACGGAACGACGTCGGATGGAGGACCACGCCAGCTCTTCTGCGCTCGCTCGGATCAGCCTGGGGGAACACGTCGCCATAGTCTGGAGGTAAGTCGTCGCCGACACCAACGACGGCGGAGGCAGAGGTCGAAACGACGGAAACAGGGGTCAGGAAGACGCCGTTGGTCATTTGGAAATGTCGGAAGAATGGAATTCGGGTTTTGGGTTGGAAGTGAGTGGAGGTGGGGATTGAGGAGGAGTTGGAGAGCTTGGGGGAGAGAGTGGAAGGGAGGAGTGAGAGAGAGCTATTCACGGCCATTAAGAGAGAAAGTTGCAGAGTGGAAGtgtggatgatgatgatgatggtggttGATATTGATAAGCATTCAAACAGTACATGTGCCGACGAAGGATGCGGATCAGTTGTGTGTAATACACCCCAGTATATATACACTATATATTATAGTGGTTGTCTCTTTCCCAGAAGCGTGTACGAATCACGAGTGCCATGTGTAGTCTGGTTCTCCTATTTAGGATTAAGATTGAGAATTTGAAGATTCAAGAATGagtcctttaaaaaaaatgaaaaaagaaaacaagaagataTCATTGTGTTCCAGGCCGAAGTGGTCAGGTCCGAACCTGACGAGCAAAAACTTCAGACGGTTTACAGATTTCCAAATATTGTCTATCTATTAAGTTGACCCGATCCGACCCGACCTGATGTTCAgtcctttttgttctttcacttTCCTATCTTACCCTTAGTAATGTGGCTATACTCcatttttgcatttaaaaaattagtatGGCATcggcctctttgacacgtgggccagcctttttttatacatacacGTAATGCCTTCGGTTTTGATTCCTTTGGCAAGCAggtattatatttaattttcttcaacaGCTATACTTTCTAAAatctatttccttttttttttttgggtatttcattatttaattaattatataccTAGTCCACTTAGAAAAACTTCATTGACTTTCCTGATCTATTTCCCTGTTTGCCTTTCACCCAAACCTTCCTAAGGCAACGAGGTTAACAAAACCACAAACTATATATACACAGTTATTAATGGTTCGTCagctaaatatatttttttgttaaccTAAAGCACCTCTCTATAAGCACACtaacaagatgaagagaaaagCTTCAGAAGTAACAATGGAGCAGAAAGAAGCGAAGGTGTATAAAAACAGAAGGTATGTGAGCTTCTCAAAGAGGCGCAGCGGCCTGTTTAGCAAGGGTAAAGACTTCTGCAAAAAGTTTGAAGCAGAAATTGGCATTGTTGTGCTCTCTGAAGCAGGCAGGCCTTACTGGTCCCCGGACAACCCTTCCCTCGACGCCGTCCTCGACCGCTTCATGCAATCAGACCAGGCACCTACTAACGCCATTGATTTCAAGGTTAGACTacagaagaagaggaagagagaggaaCCTGATAATGAGGTTCAGGGACAGCTTGCGGAGGAGGTGAAGTCATGTCGAACAGTTAAGGACATGTTTTCGTTGAGAGACAAATACTTGGTGCTTCTTCAGGACCATACCAACAAGAGGATGAAAGGTTCACATGTTTTGGAGAAGGGTGAGGCAAAATGTGTCTCTACCTCACCATCAAACCTAAGTTTTGAGGATAGTGTTTGGGTGGAACCAATTTCAAGGCATAAAGACATATGTTCTAGTTCAACCCTAAAGCTTGATAGTCAACATGATCACCGTCTTGGGAACAACAATGGTGTCCGCGGCGGCCACGATGACGGGTGGTTTTGGGATGAGATTTTGAAAGATGGTTACACACAAGGTGTTCTGAAACCAATATCAAAATCCGAAGACGTTTTGTATGATTCAACCATAAATTTTGAGAGTGATCGTAATGTGTTTGATACTCATCATGGTAACATAAATGGGGGAGAGGGATCTTCTTGGTGCAAAGATTGGGAGAATGGTAAAGCGCAATGTGCCTTGATGCAACCAATTTCGAAATCCGAAGAGGTCTTGCATAATTCAACCCAAAATTTGGAGAGTAATCGTAATGTTTTTACTGATCAACATGGCAACAACAATGACGATTATGGAACTTGTCGGGATAGAATTTTGGAATATGATAAGACTCATCAACTAGCAAATTCTGAAGACGTCTTGTTTACTTCAACCCCAAATTTTGAGTGTGATCGTCTTAACAAGAAAAACGATGGTGGCGACAACAACATATCTTTCTGGGACAAAATTTTGGAAGAGGGTAAATCGGAATGTGTCTCTTTCCAACCAATATCAGAATCCGAAGACTTCTTGTATAATCCAAGCCTAAATTTCGAGAGTGATAATCGTGGGTTTGATCATTATCAAGGTGACAACAATAGTGGTCCGGAACTTTGTTGGAATGAAGAATGGGAACATGGTAAGGTAGAGTGTGTCAAGACACAACCGATATCAAAATCTGAGGACATCTGGGCTAACACAACCCCAAATTTTGAGAACAATCATGATCATGTTCATGGTGGTAAAAGACAGTAATTTTTTAGTAAGTTAGTAACCAAAAATTTGGTGCTTTCCTGAATAACAcgtgtatgtatgtatgtgcaTACATTCAACTAATAGATCCTAGCACAGTTAGAATTACACCATTCTGAAGAGTTGTCGAAGCAGAACTACAATATAATGTCAATTTACAACCAAGATTGTCAAATTATAACACATACAAAATTGTCACCGCAGTAAaagtatattataaaattattagtGCACAAATAATATGAAAATCTCACTTGATATATCTGGGTCATTACGGAAATCTTCAAGCTCACTTTTAAGTTCACCTTCACTCCTAATAAGCCTCTCTGCAGCCTGACAAAGCGCTAAACTAAGAAATAGTTTTTGGtgtaagaaatgaaaaactgttCTGAGTTAAGTGAAAGTCATGGAAAACTGTTCACGATGACTTTTAAGTTCACCTTCACTCCTAAATATCCCAACTTCAGTTTCACACAGTTCAACATGAAAAACTGTTCTAAGATTGCTGAAGTGAAAGTCATGGAAAACGCACAAAGACGAGGAACAGTAATGCTGTTCGCATCATTTACCTTAGCTATCAGAGGATCCTTTAAGTCAGCAACAGTTGAGTAATTCACGCGGTCAGAATCACTGCATGAACCAGTACACCACAATCCCATAAGACAAATCCATGTAGAAACccatataaaaaaactcaatatGATGGCAGATGCATTAATAAAGTTTTCCTCACACTGGTTTTGGAAGCTCTTCCTTTGTCAACAAACCATCATTGACAAGCTCCTCAAGAGGTATCAACAGAGTGTTACCACAATTTGCATCCTGACAAAATCCCATGAACCAAAATTACCCACAAATTCAATTGTAAATCACAATGAGGATATGCCACACTACAGCCAATCAAAATATTAGGCTTTACACAATTCACATATGAAATCCAAgctgtgtgtgtatatattatatagatatataagcAATTGGGtaagttttgacaaaaaaaaataaatataaagcaATTGGGTAAGTATAATTTTACCTGACCAGAGTAAGGGGAGCCCTCTTCATTGGCTTTCCTACCAGGGGGAACCAGTGGAAGCACCTGCCAGAGGGAGCACCCGGCTTCATGAAGCCAGTCAATGAAACGAAACGCCTCCTCCCCAAAATCTCCAATGCCGTGGGGTCCACGGAACGACGTCGGATGGAGGACCACGCCAGCTCTTCTGCGCTCGCTCGGATCTGCCTGGGGGAACACGTCGCCATAGTCTGGAGGTAAGTCGTCGCCGACACCAACGACGGCGGAGGCGGAGGTCGAAAGGACGGAAACAGGGGTCAGGAAGACGCCGTTGGTCATTTGGAAATGTCGGAAGAATGGAATTCGGGTTTTGGGTTGGAAGTGAGTGGAGGTGGGGATTGAGGAGGAGTTGGAGAGCTTGGGGGAGAGAGTGGAAGGGAGGAGTGAGAGAGAGCTATTCACGGCCATTAAGAGAGAAAGTTGCAGAGTGGAAGtgtggatgatgatgatgatgatggtggttGATATTGATCAGCATTCAAACAGTACACCGACGAAGGATGCGGATCAGTTGTGTGTATTACACCCcagtatatttatatacactATATATTATAGTGGTTGTCTCTTTCCCAGAAGCGTGTACGAATCACGAGTGCCATGTGTAGTCTGGTTCTCCTATTTAGGATTAAGATTGAGAATTTGAAGATTCAAGAATGagtcctttaaaaaaaatgaaaaaagaaaacaagaaaatatcattttgaTTCCAGGTCGAAGTGGTCAGGTCCGAACCTGACGAGCAAAAACTTCAGACGGTTTACAGATTTCCAAATATGGTCTATCTATTAAGTTGACCCGACCCGACCCGACCTGATGTTCAgccctttttgttctttccctTTCCTATCTTACCCTTAGTAATGTGGCAAGTATGATGCCCGCTTTGGTGTTGatgtgtgaaaaaaataataacttttttttttgcgcaCCCACCCTTCCATCTTCTGTTTCCCCTCTttcttcaacaacaaaatccaGATTCGGATTTTTTAAGAGTTTTGGGATTTGAGTAGTGGCTTGGCTATCGGGCGGTAAGGTCGGTGGTGGGTGCGTTGGGGCGGCGATGGCTATCGGTGGCTGGGTGGCTAGGTGCGTTTGGATTTTGAACttgcagagagagaggcgGTGGccgaaaaattttaaaacgaCAGTGGCGGTGGCTACAACACTGAAAATCTTGCCGTTGAATCTTCCCTTTAAAATTGACAGCTTTTTGGTTGTGAGATACTCAACCAAACCCCTTCTGCCTCCCACATCAGGCTCCAAGACTTCAACCCTTTGGGTGGGCACCCCCATCACAGAGCATTCGTGTTTTTTTTCACGTCGGCACTAACGACAAAACTTTATGGTTCTGTTGAGGGGGACGGAAGGGGCGAAGAGACAGAGGGTGGGTGGGGTTTGGGATTTGTTTtagaattctttttttttttttaaaaaaaaatacatcaaCAACTAGGTATCTCACTTGCCACGTCATTAAAAGTGAATtagaaagataaagaaaaaaaatgaaaaaaattaatttttcttttaaaaagcGAAGAGGCACGACagataaagaagaaagagaaaaaagaagaagacgggaaagaataaaataagaagaaaagaaataggaTTCCATTAAGTTCGGTTTTGGTTTTGACAACaacaattaaagaaaaacaatgaaatttctggaaattttaaaaaaattattaacaatttatataaattaaagaaaaaaaacagatttaGCCATTACTTCTTTCGTTCATGTAATTAGATGCAAGCAATTAATTTCACAAATTCAACTGACAAATCTTTTGTACCgttgataaaaaaaacatattttatatatattttgtaccAAAGTTGTTGTCAGCACAATTAAGCCAAGTTTTCCAAACTATGATTACTATCCAGATTATCGCATGGgttaaattatgatttttgcCCTTGAGGTTTTGTTCCACGTGGTTTTCTCAGTGAGGTTGTCATTAATATGATGATTCTCACTCTATAATATTTCATGATTTTTAATGGACAGTCCCGATCTTTTGAACTATGGAATATCTTttcgtataaaaaaaaaatttaattaaagcaTCACGTAGAGTTGCAATTCAAAATCCCAAGGGGCCAACGAAACAtacaactttatttatttatttttatgccACAATCAGATTCAACCATTAGTTCTTTCATTCATGTAATAAGATGCAAGCAATCAATTTCGAAAATTCAACTGGCAAAGATTCTATAGTTATGCTGTTCTCAGTACATTTAACTCAAGTTtgcctaaattattattactatCCATATCATGACACATATCAaatatttctatatataatttatggtCATGTTTAGTTGgctggattggattggatatattcaattaaaatgaacatgggtctaatttatttttttaatgaacttAATTGTATCACAGACTGGATATTGAACATTAGATCTAAATCCCAAATAACTATGGCTCTAAAACCCCAACTCCGATCCAATCCAATTCGATTCAATAtcgaaatttttatttattattaaaaaaacaaaacaccccAAACCGAACATGTCAATTCAAGTTACTCAGGATACAGTTTCAAATGCCCAGCTCTAATAAGGACTACGTCTCCGGGGATTAACGAAACCACGGGGATGTATGTACTTTAATTGAATCCCAAGTAAGCCACTGGCAATTGGCACTTTGACCTCTTTGTAAGATTTGCAAAATGGGGCTTACGCCAGCCACCGTCCTTGTTTGCTTTGTGGCCTCAGCGACTAATTTAATTTGCCTTCTTTCTGGATGGTTATTGTTCATGGCGCATATATGaccatataatatattatagaatttttttatttttttattttaatacttGATGTTTGTCAACTTCCCAATTTAATACCTAAATTGTTATTTGTCCCATTTAGACCCAAgtatcaaattttgaaaaggaaattaGTACAGGCAATCGGTAAGGGAGTTAATACAAATATTTATTGGGTGTCCGAGATTTCGAAACTCTGATCGCTtgataaaaattttatttggctACAAATCTGAGTCACAGTAGCGGTTAAAATTTCACAAAGGATGAACTCAATGCCATTGCCATTCATCCAACACTCCTCAATCTATACTATGATATATCACTATAACATTCACTATTAATTATGGGAATTATACatataattttccaattaattAATCTATCCCGTTGACTTTCAGATGCAGAAACGTTGACCACATGGTCACCTTTCTTCATCATCACACCTCATCAGACCAATCGCTAAGGTCTGTAGTCTCATAAAACAAGCCATCCACAATCTGATCAATCAACGAATCTATTAAACCGTTACAGCTTAAGCTCAAGACCCGACCCACGTTCTTCCGGTTACTGGATAGCCAAGCAGAGACCGCCGCGCAAGCCACAGCAGCCAAACACACCCCCGCCGCCTCCGCGATcccctccacctccaccttccCAAACAAGGAGTTTCCAGTCACCGCCTCCGTCGCTACCGTCGCAGCGAAAATCACCATGGCCAGCCGACCCGACAGGATCTCGAAGTCTTGGCTCTTCTTCGAGCTCTCGATGTACTCCGACAACGCCGCAAAGAACGGCGACGTGTCGTCCTTCTTCGTCCTCATCAGTCCGGCGAGATCTGAGCCGTACGATCTCAGAGTACAGAGCCGCGGCTGCAGCACGATCTTCGCGGTCTTCGGCTCCGGCGCCACGGGTTTCGGAACCGGTACCTGAACTGGAACCGCCGGGTCGCGCCTGCTAACCGCCGGGTTTTCCTGCCTCTGCAGCTCGCAGCGAATGGCGCGCGCCGCCGTGGCCATGGAATTAGAGGAAAGTTAGTGAGAAGGTGCGTTTTGAGGAATTGGCTCGATTCCCAGAATCCGGGGGTTTTTGAGTATTGGGGATTCGGGACGTGTATTTGAGATTCGGTGGGTGGCGGTCTTGAGCCCACGTCTTGGATGGGTTGTGAGGTGGAGGCTAGCGAATGTGGGACCCTCTGTTGGGACGTGGCAGCTGATATGCTCGATAATGTAGTTTTCAtttggaggaaaaaacaaCAGGGTGATTAGGTTGATCACAGTCCTGTCGTTTTTATCAGGAAAGTCATGGATTCTTCTTATGTCCGTACGAAGAGGAAGGAGCTATGGATTTTTCTGTGAACAGGAAGAGTAGATTTTTTTTGGCCCAATACCCCTCAACTACATCGATTGTGGAATTTAGCAttctgaattattttttcaattaatttagTCCTCGGCTTATTTTAAATGATCAATTTAGCCCCTCTCGTGAAATTTTTACACTTCCATTCAATTTTCCCTTAATTATAAGGGTAAATGTGTCATTTTACAAGGTATAgtaccaaaaacaaataaaatatgtaaaaaatgaaaaaaaaattcaaaatagaaagaacaaaagaaaaccaataaaTCCCCACCCGAACACCAACTCCCCTCTCCTCGTCTACCTTTTCACACGAGGAGCCTTTCAATTTTTGCATTCTCATTTGCCATTTGGAAATTTCACGATTTGCTTCAAGGGAAATTAAGGTGAATATTGTTTGGGTGCTTCTGCTTGAGCTCCATACGAGCTCTCTTGGTTGGTttctttgtgggttttgtgttaCATGTGATTTGGTTCAATATTTTGGCAACTTGGGGGAAGAAAACTTATGggttttcttcaattctttATGTTGTATTCAGAGTTCAACTTCTCATCAGGAAAACTTTCGTGGGTATGTGAAGATTTTCTTATATATGGTGGAAATTGGGATAtaacatgtttttttcttaaggaaaattgaattggattggtACCAAATCGTGAAAGTTAGAaggttttgtttaattttgcgTGATGAAGCTTGTTGGGAGCATTGTCGATACCGTCGCCGTGGCTTGTTGGACTGGTTTATGCCATGCATAGTTGAGTTTTTAAGCAATGAGGATTGGACTGTGCAGAAGGCCGTGGCTAAGGCGCTTGGGAAGGTGGCCTTGGTGGAGAGAGATTTGACGACGATGTACACaagttaaattaaaataaagaaatcattATCTAATATGATTGTAagaactaaaaaatggagaagtaggagataaaatattattttgttaaaaaggaaaaaagagaacTATGaacatagaaaaaaaatagagacatAAACATAGAGACaacgaaaaataaaactataaacttttttttatttttaaaaagggagataaacatagagaaaaaaaagtaaaaaaagaagagaaaaacaatgTAAGCCCATTTGGGCCCGGTTCGGTGAACTTTCTCAGGCCTAACCCATGAAGCTTGGCCTGCCCTGTTAACTGAAGTCCAGCCCAGCCCATTAACGATCTTTATTCAAACTTGGACATCTCCAACTTCTATTTTGTAGTGGCTCATTGTCATTGTTACTACTTGACCCTCTGGCTACAGGGAGCTGCTAGAATGCAGAGGCTATTATGAGGAGGTTATGTGCGGAATGATAACAACCATCAATTTTAAATGAACGGTTCAGATTTAAGTAGGAAGTTTTTTTACAATCGGGTTAAAATTACCCATCACAAAATAAGCAACCCGGAACTtctctctcatatctcctattTTCTTTGAAACAGAGGTCCAAAGTCCTACGTCTGAAACTTCCTCTAGAGACAAACAAGAGCTGCCCCTTTTCAACTTCCAGAAGCCGAATTTGCtgctccaaaaagaaaaaaaacgaagACACTCAGATGTGGAGGACGttgctgaagaagaaggaacaaGGGTTGAAACCCACAACTCAATTCTTTCACTGGTATGTGATTTTTCAGCCCTATTGCAAACccttttattcaaaaaatattCTGTTTTGTTAAACCCCTGTCATTAATGTTGCAGAAAATGGTTCATCATTACCCATTACAACAACTATAACCTAAGAGCTCTCTTATTCTGTCTTTGTgtcacaaaaattatttgcaagATCTTCATagtagagagaaaagaagaaaaagagacaaATGATATGTTGAAAGAGCCTCCAGTAGTCTCTCACTCGCCTAACTTTGCACTCCGTTTCTGAACAAGTAATACCCAAGTTTTGAAGAACTTGTAGTACTCTTCTTCAATTCCAATTGCGATGGTAAGTCAAACACTGCAAAAccacttctctttgtttctttatttcactgattttgcttttaatgttttccaatttcttgtaatcattattattttttattctcttttgtatttatattttatttgaaaaattgatttttacagtttttattttattttcatacgTAAATATTCTTTCTTGCGTTTAACCCCTTACTACTTTGGGTTTTATTATGATGCCTTTAGTATATTGGCTTTAAGCTTTGTTGAatcaataattaataaataatgaaaataacaacACGTTAATCTAATGGTGATCTTTATGGGTCTTGCATACATACAGTAAAATTAATGTTTGTAAGTTTTATGAGAATGTCAATATTTTAACATACTTTTGATACTGTAAAGTTGGCATATGTTGGATCTTTATTTTCTCTATTGTTTTGGTGCAGTCTACAATCCTCAAGGTTGGTATCATGCCAAGGTTGTGTTGGTGCCGTGAAAAGGGTTCTTGGAAAACTTGAAGGTTTGTTGATAACTCTTGCATTTATCTAGTTCCATTGtcttgctcttcttcttctctgagaCTATGCTTCTTTAACTGTTTGAACAATGCCAAATGCACTATTGATGATTTcctaatttgtatttttgttcgCCTGCCAAgacacacattcacttcacCCATGTTTATTACTTTTGAATTGCAATTGAGTAGTATGAAATTGTGTGCATGAATATGAACTTTAATTTTGCAATGGTACTGTCTTGTGAAAGTTTGCCATATGAAGAATT
Protein-coding regions in this window:
- the LOC18772517 gene encoding 4-alpha-glucanotransferase, chloroplastic/amyloplastic, whose protein sequence is MAVNSSLSLLPSTLSPKLSNSSSIPTSTHFQPKTRIPFFRHFQMTNGVFLTPVSVVSTSASAVVGVGDDLPPDYGDVFPQADPSERRRAGVVLHPTSFRGPHGIGDFGEEAFRFIDWLHEAGCSLWQVLPLVPPGRKANEEGSPYSGQDANCGNTLLISLEELVNDGLLTKEELPKPVDSDRVNYSTVADLKDPLIAKAAERLIRSEGELKSELEDFRNDPDISSWLEDAAYFAAIDSSLNAFSWYEWPEPLKNRHLAALEDIYQSKQHFINIFIAEQFLFQRQWQKVRKYAQMKGISIMGDMPIYVGYHSADVWANKKHFLLNKNGFPLEVSGVPPDAFSETGQLWDSPLYDWKAMEKEGFSWWIRRMRRAQNIYDEFRIDHFRGLAGFWAVPSEAKVAMVGRWKAGPGKSFFDAIFRAAGKINIIAEDLGVITEDVIQLRKSVGAPGMAVLQFAFGSDAANPHLPHNHEPNQVVYTGTHDNDTIRGWWDVLKQEEKSNVLKYLSIAEEDDISWALAKAALSSVARTAIIPMQDILRLGSSARMNIPATQFGNWGWRIPSSRSFDSLETEAMQLREMLSMYGRL
- the LOC18773417 gene encoding 4-alpha-glucanotransferase, chloroplastic/amyloplastic isoform X1, which produces MAVNSSLSLLPSTLSPKLSNSSSIPTSTHFQPKTRIPFFRHFQMTNGVFLTPVSVLSTSASAVVGVGDDLPPDYGDVFPQADPSERRRAGVVLHPTSFRGPHGIGDFGEEAFRFIDWLHEAGCSLWQVLPLVPPGRKANEEGSPYSGQDANCGNTLLIPLEELVNDGLLTKEELPKPVDSDRVNYSTVADLKDPLIAKAAERLIRSEGELKSELEDFRNDPDISSEIFILFVH
- the LOC18773417 gene encoding 4-alpha-glucanotransferase, chloroplastic/amyloplastic isoform X2, with translation MAVNSSLSLLPSTLSPKLSNSSSIPTSTHFQPKTRIPFFRHFQMTNGVFLTPVSVLSTSASAVVGVGDDLPPDYGDVFPQADPSERRRAGVVLHPTSFRGPHGIGDFGEEAFRFIDWLHEAGCSLWQVLPLVPPGRKANEEGSPYSGQDANCGNTLLIPLEELVNDGLLTKEELPKPVDSDRVNYSTVADLKDPLIAKFSALSGCREAY
- the LOC18772842 gene encoding stress enhanced protein 2, chloroplastic, translating into MATAARAIRCELQRQENPAVSRRDPAVPVQVPVPKPVAPEPKTAKIVLQPRLCTLRSYGSDLAGLMRTKKDDTSPFFAALSEYIESSKKSQDFEILSGRLAMVIFAATVATEAVTGNSLFGKVEVEGIAEAAGVCLAAVACAAVSAWLSSNRKNVGRVLSLSCNGLIDSLIDQIVDGLFYETTDLSDWSDEV